A single region of the Brachypodium distachyon strain Bd21 chromosome 3, Brachypodium_distachyon_v3.0, whole genome shotgun sequence genome encodes:
- the LOC100846328 gene encoding calmodulin-binding protein 60 B isoform X2, which translates to MQRPGRGLQRSGSKRVLDPTGGGGGGDDDDHAPKRPRVPALASVIVEALKVDSLQKLCSSLEPILRRVVSEEVERALAKLGPARIEGRSSPKRIEGPDGKNLQLQFRSRLSLPLFTGGKVEGEQGAAIHVVLLDTNTGCVVTSGPESFAKLDVLVLEGDFNKEEDEDWTEEEFESHIVKEREGKRPLLHGDLQVTLKEGVGTIGELIFTDNSSWIRSRKFRLGLRVASGFCEGIRVREAKTEAFTVKDHRGELYKKHYPPALKDDVWRLEKVGKDGAFHKKLNASGIYTVEDFLRLLVRDQQRLRSILGSGMSNKMWESLVEHAKTCGLSGKHYIYYANDSRNVGAIFNNIYEFTGLIADDQFISAENLTDNQKVYADTLVKKAYEDWMHAVEYDGKALLSFKQKKKTVTTRSDTAAASSSNLASYGSVNAQKQILPGKAGQSSAGTTSEDGARSTYNGNQTARYTASPQSIPANITMQYERSALLPESQLNGSSLQTQASGGSNMLALGPPQQQPQGFEFQALGQSMQPAGLNTFDQWSQPQENRGVDDYLMEEIRLRSHEILENDEMQQMLRILNMGGVPTNLPEDGFSFPYNMQSPLPSFNFEDDRTRPPGKAVVGWLKIKAAMRWGIFVRKKAAERRAQLVELDD; encoded by the exons ATGCAGCGGCCTGGGCGTGGCCTGCAGCGGTCAGGCTCGAAGCGTGTGCTCGACccgaccggcggcggcggcggcggcgacgacgacgaccatgCGCCCAAACGGCCTCGCGTGCCCGCCCTGGCAAG CGTCATTGTGGAAGCCCTTAAGGTGGACAGTTTGCAGAAGCTTTGTTCTTCACTGGAGCCAATTCTTCGTAGAGTT GTAAGTGAAGAGGTCGAGCGTGCTTTGGCCAAGTTGGGTCCTGCTAGAATTGAAGGAAG GTCCTCTCCCAAAAGAATCGAAGGACCTGATGGGAAAAATCTTCAGCTTCAATTTAGAAGTAGGTTGTCTCTTCCACTCTTTACTGGTGGAAAAGTAGAAGGTGAGCAGGGAGCAGCTATTCATGTTGTGCTGCTGGATACGAACACTGGATGTGTAGTCACTTCGGGACCCGAATCATTTGCAAAACTGGATGTTCTTGTGCTTGAGGGTGACTTCAATaaagaggaagatgaggatTGGACAGAAGAAGAGTTTGAAAGCCACATTGTCAAGGAGCGTGAAGGGAAGAGACCTCTTTTGCATGGTGATCTTCAGGTGACTCTTAAAGAAGGTGTTGGAACCATAGGCGAGCTTATCTTCACTGACAACTCCAGCTGGATAAGAAGCAGGAAATTCAGACTTGGTCTGAGGGTGGCCTCTGGTTTCTGTGAAGGTATTCGTGTTAGGGAGGCGAAGACAGAAGCTTTTACTGTTAAGGATCACAGAGGGGAAT TGTACAAAAAACACTACCCACCTGCCTTGAAGGATGATGTCTGGAGACTAGAAAAGGTTGGCAAGGACGGTGCATTCCACAAGAAGTTAAATGCTAGTGGGATCTATACAGTTGAAGATTTTCTACGGCTTCTTGTTAGAGATCAGCAGAGGTTGCGAAGT ATTCTTGGGAGTGGTATGTCAAACAAGATGTGGGAAAGCCTTGTTGAGCATGCAAAGACTTGTGGCTTAAGCGGAAAGCATTATATCTATTATGCCAATGATTCAAGAAACGTCGGCGCGATATTCAATAACATATATGAGTTCACTGGCTTGATTGCGGATGATCAGTTCATTTCAGCTGAAAACCTCACTGACAACCAGAAG GTCTATGCTGACACATTGGTAAAGAAAGCATACGAGGACTGGATGCATGCTGTAGAATATGATGGTAAGGCACTCCTGAGCTtcaagcagaaaaagaaaactgtcACAACAAGAAGTGATACTGCAGCAGCTTCATCAAGCAATCTGGCTTCTTATGGTTCGGTCAATGCACAGAAACAGATATTGCCAGGAAAAGCTGGGCAATCTTCTGCGGGTACTACGAGTGAAG ATGGAGCAAGAAGCACATACAACGGAAACCAAACAGCAAGATACACCGCCAGTCCCCAGAGTATCCCCGCAAACATTACCATGCAATATGAGAGGAGTGCACTGTTACCTGAAAGCCAATTAAATGGGTCCTCTCTCCAGACTCAAGCTTCTGGAGGCTCCAATATGCTGGCATTAGGACCTCCACAGCAACAGCCGCAGGGTTTTGAATTCCAAGCACTTGGTCAGTCCATGCAGCCGGCAGGTCTGAATACTTTTGATCAATGGTCACAGCCTCAGGAGAACCGTGGGGTTGACGACTACTTGATGGAGGAAATCAGGTTGAGGAGCCATGAGATACTGGAGAATGACGAAATGCAGCAGATGCTGCGGATTTTGAACATGGGTGGAGTACCGACTAACCTGCCTGAAGACGGCTTCAGTTTTCCTTACAACATGCAGTCACCTTTGCCGAGCTTCAACTTTGAAGATGACCGCACTCGACCACCAGGGAAAGCCGTCGTTGGCTGGCTTAAAATCAAGGCAGCTATGCGGTGGGGCATCTTCGTCAGGAAGAAAGCGGCTGAGAGAAGAGCTCAGCTTGTTGAGCTAGATGACTAG
- the LOC100846632 gene encoding protein AUXIN-REGULATED GENE INVOLVED IN ORGAN SIZE: MPSWPPSKSDDPDGGRRKQQQGFCGKYFSVKSFLLLALVTVLLLMLPLVLPPLPPPPAMLLLVPVAMMAALLALALMPAGGRNDIADPTSSYL, translated from the coding sequence ATGCCGTCGTGGCCTCCATCGAAGTCCGACGACCCTGATGGCGGCCGgcgcaagcagcagcaggggttcTGCGGCAAGTACTTCTCCGTCAAGTCGTTCCTCCTGCTGGCCCTCGTCACCGTGTTGCTGCTGATGCTGCCCCTCGTCCTcccgccgctcccgccgccgccggcgatgcTGCTGCTCGTGCCCGTGGCGATGAtggcggcgctgctcgcgctggCGCTCATGCCGGCCGGTGGCCGGAACGACATCGCCGACCCAACGTCGTCATACTTGTAG
- the LOC100846328 gene encoding calmodulin-binding protein 60 B isoform X1, which translates to MQRPGRGLQRSGSKRVLDPTGGGGGGDDDDHAPKRPRVPALASVIVEALKVDSLQKLCSSLEPILRRVVSEEVERALAKLGPARIEGRSSPKRIEGPDGKNLQLQFRSRLSLPLFTGGKVEGEQGAAIHVVLLDTNTGCVVTSGPESFAKLDVLVLEGDFNKEEDEDWTEEEFESHIVKEREGKRPLLHGDLQVTLKEGVGTIGELIFTDNSSWIRSRKFRLGLRVASGFCEGIRVREAKTEAFTVKDHRGELYKKHYPPALKDDVWRLEKVGKDGAFHKKLNASGIYTVEDFLRLLVRDQQRLRSILGSGMSNKMWESLVEHAKTCGLSGKHYIYYANDSRNVGAIFNNIYEFTGLIADDQFISAENLTDNQKVYADTLVKKAYEDWMHAVEYDGKALLSFKQKKKTVTTRSDTAAASSSNLASYGSVNAQKQILPGKAGQSSAGTTSEADGARSTYNGNQTARYTASPQSIPANITMQYERSALLPESQLNGSSLQTQASGGSNMLALGPPQQQPQGFEFQALGQSMQPAGLNTFDQWSQPQENRGVDDYLMEEIRLRSHEILENDEMQQMLRILNMGGVPTNLPEDGFSFPYNMQSPLPSFNFEDDRTRPPGKAVVGWLKIKAAMRWGIFVRKKAAERRAQLVELDD; encoded by the exons ATGCAGCGGCCTGGGCGTGGCCTGCAGCGGTCAGGCTCGAAGCGTGTGCTCGACccgaccggcggcggcggcggcggcgacgacgacgaccatgCGCCCAAACGGCCTCGCGTGCCCGCCCTGGCAAG CGTCATTGTGGAAGCCCTTAAGGTGGACAGTTTGCAGAAGCTTTGTTCTTCACTGGAGCCAATTCTTCGTAGAGTT GTAAGTGAAGAGGTCGAGCGTGCTTTGGCCAAGTTGGGTCCTGCTAGAATTGAAGGAAG GTCCTCTCCCAAAAGAATCGAAGGACCTGATGGGAAAAATCTTCAGCTTCAATTTAGAAGTAGGTTGTCTCTTCCACTCTTTACTGGTGGAAAAGTAGAAGGTGAGCAGGGAGCAGCTATTCATGTTGTGCTGCTGGATACGAACACTGGATGTGTAGTCACTTCGGGACCCGAATCATTTGCAAAACTGGATGTTCTTGTGCTTGAGGGTGACTTCAATaaagaggaagatgaggatTGGACAGAAGAAGAGTTTGAAAGCCACATTGTCAAGGAGCGTGAAGGGAAGAGACCTCTTTTGCATGGTGATCTTCAGGTGACTCTTAAAGAAGGTGTTGGAACCATAGGCGAGCTTATCTTCACTGACAACTCCAGCTGGATAAGAAGCAGGAAATTCAGACTTGGTCTGAGGGTGGCCTCTGGTTTCTGTGAAGGTATTCGTGTTAGGGAGGCGAAGACAGAAGCTTTTACTGTTAAGGATCACAGAGGGGAAT TGTACAAAAAACACTACCCACCTGCCTTGAAGGATGATGTCTGGAGACTAGAAAAGGTTGGCAAGGACGGTGCATTCCACAAGAAGTTAAATGCTAGTGGGATCTATACAGTTGAAGATTTTCTACGGCTTCTTGTTAGAGATCAGCAGAGGTTGCGAAGT ATTCTTGGGAGTGGTATGTCAAACAAGATGTGGGAAAGCCTTGTTGAGCATGCAAAGACTTGTGGCTTAAGCGGAAAGCATTATATCTATTATGCCAATGATTCAAGAAACGTCGGCGCGATATTCAATAACATATATGAGTTCACTGGCTTGATTGCGGATGATCAGTTCATTTCAGCTGAAAACCTCACTGACAACCAGAAG GTCTATGCTGACACATTGGTAAAGAAAGCATACGAGGACTGGATGCATGCTGTAGAATATGATGGTAAGGCACTCCTGAGCTtcaagcagaaaaagaaaactgtcACAACAAGAAGTGATACTGCAGCAGCTTCATCAAGCAATCTGGCTTCTTATGGTTCGGTCAATGCACAGAAACAGATATTGCCAGGAAAAGCTGGGCAATCTTCTGCGGGTACTACGAGTGAAG CAGATGGAGCAAGAAGCACATACAACGGAAACCAAACAGCAAGATACACCGCCAGTCCCCAGAGTATCCCCGCAAACATTACCATGCAATATGAGAGGAGTGCACTGTTACCTGAAAGCCAATTAAATGGGTCCTCTCTCCAGACTCAAGCTTCTGGAGGCTCCAATATGCTGGCATTAGGACCTCCACAGCAACAGCCGCAGGGTTTTGAATTCCAAGCACTTGGTCAGTCCATGCAGCCGGCAGGTCTGAATACTTTTGATCAATGGTCACAGCCTCAGGAGAACCGTGGGGTTGACGACTACTTGATGGAGGAAATCAGGTTGAGGAGCCATGAGATACTGGAGAATGACGAAATGCAGCAGATGCTGCGGATTTTGAACATGGGTGGAGTACCGACTAACCTGCCTGAAGACGGCTTCAGTTTTCCTTACAACATGCAGTCACCTTTGCCGAGCTTCAACTTTGAAGATGACCGCACTCGACCACCAGGGAAAGCCGTCGTTGGCTGGCTTAAAATCAAGGCAGCTATGCGGTGGGGCATCTTCGTCAGGAAGAAAGCGGCTGAGAGAAGAGCTCAGCTTGTTGAGCTAGATGACTAG
- the LOC100846941 gene encoding MLO-like protein 1: MAGGGGKAKPLEFTPTWIVASVCSVIVIISLLFERLLHRLGKRLKQSRKKPLFEALLKVKEELMLLGFISLLLNVLQGPMGKVCVDRSVMRHLLPCKPPPRQLNKTKHLGVDAVFTAVVGGARRLLAGASASDDYCLKKGKVPILSAEAVHQLHIFIFFLAVTHFFLSAVTVLLGIAQTRNWRHWEKKIQANDESAPEMIKHVQEFKFIQDHFKGHRRRWRIFGWMRSFFKQLYGSVTVADYTTMRLGFIMKHCKGNPKFNFYNYMIRALEADFKKVVGISWYLWAMLMIFLLLNVHGWYVYIWISVVPFIMLLLVGSKMEHIITELAYEVAQKHTAIQGDLVVAPSDDFFWFHRPKLVLLLIHIVLFQNAFEIAFFLWLLVTYGFKSCIMGKPAYAITRVVISVVSQLLCGYSTLPLYAIVSQMGNSFKKSIFDENVTEGLVNWAEKARRRTRIPNNSSVGASSSPIDGVNGGAIQMANTQANSSAEEGTARLV; this comes from the exons ATGGCCGGAGGGGGAGGGAAAGCCAAGCCGCTGGAGTTCACGCCGACATGGATCGTCGCGTCCGTCTGCtccgtcatcgtcatcatctcCCTGCTCTTCGAGCGCTTGCTCCACCGCTTAGGCAAG AGGCTGAAGCAGAGCCGCAAGAAGCCGCTGTTCGAGGCGCTGCtcaaggtgaaggaggagcTGATGCTGCTGGGGTTCATCTCGCTGCTGCTCAACGTGCTCCAGGGCCCCATGGGGAAAGTCTGCGTCGACCGGAGCGTCATGCGCCACCTGCTACCCTGcaagccgccgccacggcaGCTGAACAAGACAAAGCACCTCGGTGTCGACGCCGTGTTCACCGCCGTGGTGGGCGGCGCGAGGCGGCTCCTGGCTGGAGCAAGCGCCTCCGATGACTACTGCCTCAAGAAG GGCAAAGTTCCAATACTTTCAGCTGAAGCTGTTCATCAGTTACACATATTTATCTTCTTTTTGGCGGTCACTCATTTCTTTCTCAGCGCCGTTACAGTTCTACTAGGAATTGCGCAG ACGAGAAATTGGCGACATTGGGAGAAAAAGATCCAAGCAAATGATGAGAGTG CTCCTGAAATGATCAAGCATGTTCAAGaattcaaatttattcaaGATCACTTTAAAGGTCATAGAAGACGGTGGAGGATATTTGGCTGGATG CGTTCCTTCTTCAAACAATTATATGGATCGGTCACTGTGGCAGACTACACAACAATGCGACTTGGTTTCATCATG AAACATTGCAAGGGGAACCCAAAATTTAACTTCTACAATTACATGATTAGAGCATTGGAGGCTGATTTCAAGAAGGTTGTTGGTATTAG TTGGTACCTTTGGGCTATGCTGATGATATTCTTATTGTTGAATGTTCATG GATGGTATGTCTACATTTGGATATCGGTGGTGCCGTTCATT ATGCTACTTCTCGTAGGAAGCAAGATGGAGCACATCATTACCGAATTGGCTTATGAGGTTGCCCAGAAGCATACGGCGATTCAAGGGGATTTAGTAGTAGCTCCTTCAGATGATTTCTTTTGGTTCCACCGGCCTAAATTGGTCCTTCTATTGATCCACATTGTCCTATTCCAAAATGCATTTGaaattgcatttttcttgtgGTTGTTG GTAACATATGGCTTTAAATCATGCATCATGGGAAAACCAGCGTATGCTATTACTCGAGTTGTCATAAG TGTTGTCAGCCAACTCCTTTGCGGTTACAGTACCCTACCGCTTTACGCAATCGTCTCTCAG ATGGGGAATTCTTTCAAGAAGTCTATATTTGACGAGAATGTGACTGAAGGCCTCGTTAATTGGGCCGAAAAGGCTAGGAGACGCACAAGAATCCCAAACAACTCAAGTGTAGGTGCAAGTAGTTCACCAATTGATGGGGTGAATGGTGGGGCGATTCAAATGGCAAATACACAGGCCAACTCATCGGCGGAGGAAGGGACTGCCAGGCTAGTATAG